AGAGCGACTGCTGACCGACTGGCGGCGGACCAAGCGGGGGAGGCGCGAGTCGCGGCACCGCCCGTTGGGCCCGCGCCGATTCTCGATGCAAGATGAGATTTAACAGGCGACGGCGCAATTCCGCTTTTTCCCCAGCTTCGGCGGAGGTTTCCGCGGGCAAATCCTGCCGGAGCGATTTGGCAGGTTCCATAGAATTCATAACCGATCCTTTATTCACACGGTGGAGTTCTGGTCACCCCGTCCGTGGGCGATCTTTGCCTGTGCAACCGCCGCAAAACGGGGGTGCCAACATCCTTTTGGCAAAGCTGCTATCACACTATCAAGGGGATCGACCAGAAAACCGGCGAAAATTCACAGAGTTGGGCGGAGCCGGGAGATTTTCGCTAGTCGGCAAAGTTTGCCAAAGAGGATGGGAAGAATGGAGTTTGGAGGTTGGGACTAGCCGCCAAATAGGAAAGTTAGCCCCAACTCAAATACCCGCTTAAGACATGGTGGGACTAGGCGGGGTAATCCTTGCAAGCATTAATACCGTCTGGGCCGCTGGTCGCCACCCCACCATTTCACGGGAGTGAGATGAAGACATTTTTCCGCTACTTTGCCAAGTCATATACCATCAGATGGTTTTGCTCGCGTAAGTAAAGCTTTTTGTCCACGACCACGGGATGGGCCCAGCTTTCGCGTTCTTTAACCACCGGCATGAATTTACCCTTGAGGATATACTTGGCGGGGTTGGCCTCGATCAGGGCCACGGTGCCATCCTCGTAGCGAAAAATCAAATGCCCCGCGACAGCGGTTGTGGCGGCTGAACCACCCCCCGGACCGCGAAATTTATCCCCCCAGGTCTTTTCTCCGGTGAGGGCGTCAATACAGGTGGGAAATCCGTTGCCGTGTCCATTTCCTAGATAGATATGCTTGCCGATCAGAATCATTCCGCCGTGGTGGTTTTGCAGATTGTCCCCGGATTTAAAGTATACCTCATTGGCCTGAAAATTTCCGTTGTCATTCGTGATCTTGATTAAGCAAGAGCCTGTGCCGTACCCGCTCGAGCCAAATATATAATCCCCCGCGACAATTGGCGTCGGGATATTCGCGGTGCCGTTGGCGACTCTGTTATAGGTCCATAATAGCTTGCCGTCTTGCGCGGCGACGCCGATCAAACCCCTTCCGACCAGCGTGACGTATTGCTTAACCCCTCCCGCCTTGCTAATCATGATCGAGGAATATCCCGCTCCCGCGCTCCCATTTCCGCCGGGATCGGGCATGGCGGTTGTCCAGACCGTCTCGCCGGTCTTCTTGTTAAGGCAAACGATCATCGCATTGTCGCCCCCCGGGGTGCACAGCACGTGATCACCATCAACCAATGGCGATTCCGAAAATCCCCAGCCGGAATGCATTCTCCCTTGCCATTCTTTGTCAAAATTTTTGGACCAGACGAC
Above is a window of Pirellulales bacterium DNA encoding:
- a CDS encoding PQQ-binding-like beta-propeller repeat protein; this translates as MKRVSLLVLFCLAGSLLCEVCRGEDWPQWRGPKRDNISASTGINTDWEAKPPQLLWQMEGLGDGYSSVSIVGNRLYTVGNRDNAQCVMAVDLDKREVVWSTPVTNGEPDHGYKGSRCTPAIDGDRLYVVSSDGAISCLQTDNGSVVWSKNFDKEWQGRMHSGWGFSESPLVDGDHVLCTPGGDNAMIVCLNKKTGETVWTTAMPDPGGNGSAGAGYSSIMISKAGGVKQYVTLVGRGLIGVAAQDGKLLWTYNRVANGTANIPTPIVAGDYIFGSSGYGTGSCLIKITNDNGNFQANEVYFKSGDNLQNHHGGMILIGKHIYLGNGHGNGFPTCIDALTGEKTWGDKFRGPGGGSAATTAVAGHLIFRYEDGTVALIEANPAKYILKGKFMPVVKERESWAHPVVVDKKLYLREQNHLMVYDLAK